Genomic DNA from Prunus persica cultivar Lovell chromosome G1, Prunus_persica_NCBIv2, whole genome shotgun sequence:
CGAGTGTTGTTGCTCTAATAGAAGGTTTATATAATGTGTGCCTCCTTAGGCGTTAGACCAATAAAAACACGTTTAAAAGTCTGCCGGTGTTGCAAATAAAATTCTTATTTTTGCCGTTGAGGAGTTTACGTGCAACATATAATATGAACATGCCACATTATGCAGTGTAAAAATATGAGATAAAAATGTAATAAGTATAGCATTACTCTTTGATATACGGGAGCTGGCTATTCAATTGAGGCTAGgcattcaaatttcaataaaactcCTGcaccttttttcctttttctttttcaaacaataaaGGCAATAACAGAGATGAGAATTCAGAtgagttttatttaattttgaatctctGGAACTATATTCTCGTTTTGGGCCTAAAAGAGTCGGAGGACCTATCGCACATCCTGCACTGCAGCCCATGCTCACAGAAGCCCAATAGAGGCAGAAGCTGTCGGCAATGTCATTGCGCTTCTAGAGAGGAACGAACTGTTTAGCATCCATTGACCGCTCCCCTGCTCAACTGAAGTAATGATATGATTATGGATAAGCTTTTGAATGGAAACCACaccaattttcaattatattctCTTTGATTTAAGAATTAAAGGATTTTTGATTGGGTGAGTTCAAATCAAAGAAAGTCTTGATctatcttattttcttttttattcattttctcttctatgaataaacatatttataataattaattaataataataataaactgaATTTGTTAATAGCTCAATCAATATAAATTATCCTCAAGAATAAAATGTTTATTAAGCTTAATTTATTTAGTACGATCCCTCTAAATCTGATCAAATGATCTGACAGTAACAAAACTCTGGTTAGatgacctaaaaaaaaaaaaaaaaactcttgaACATATGACCTCTtcatttgtagtttttttaaagttcCATCGTCGCTTTTCAGGGCTATCTTCtaaatttcttcttcaacgTGTCCCAGCGTGTCCACGAGGTCATGGTCCATGTGTGACATACACTTCAACCATCATGTGATAATGTTTGTACACAACTTGAACTTGACATGAAATTAGCAAGTTCggattatgttttgtttgacaTGAACACGAATATAACATGactattaaacatgaaaataacatatcaaattAGTGTCAAACTTAGTATGCTCGCCGATCAAATAAGAGGTTGCGAGTACATGCTCCTCTGCCTTTTGTACACCAATATATGCTTCACTCGTTTTTGGTACCCCTAATACTTGTTGATCAACTTTGAGATCTATTGCAAGCATCAAATCATGTGGAAGCCTAGCACATTATGAACAAATATATTCATAAGATGATATGTCATTGATGGGTGATTAGAAATGAAATCCAGGTCAGAATAGTCAACAAATCAGGAAAATGAAAGAATCCCACTAGACACCTGATCAGACCAAATCACTGAAAGCAAAATTTAAGGCCAATAATGGTCTGCAGCACTCCAAATTTGACGAGGAGCATGTAATATATGTACCTGCAAAATTGAAGTTCAACAAGAAATCCCAAGAGATAGCTATGAATTCCCACTTCCATCTATTGCCTCATACGTTTGCCATAATATTATGTGTTATTGTAAATATTTTTCCGACTATAGACTCAGCCATTGCAAGCAATATTTCCACAGACAAGGAGGCCTTGATCTTATTCAAGTCAGGGGTTAATCTCCCCCCATCTTTCTGGGACCAAAACTCATCCCCCTGCTCCAACTGGACTGGAGTTGCATGCAACCAAATTGGGCAGACTCAGAGAGTTGTTTCTCTTGATCTTTCAGGCTCGAAACTTGCAGGGACCATAAACCCCCATGTTGGTAAGTTGACAAAACTTCAAGTCTTGAATTTAGCGCGAAACAATCTCCATGGTCCAATCCCATCATCCATAAGCAACCTCTCTGCCACCCTCACACATTTAAATTTAGGCACAAATAGTCTCAGTGGTACAATACCAAGGGAATTGGGTTTCCTTTATAAACTCAAGGAACTTGATCTCTCTGTTAACCAACTCACTGGGACTGTCGCCCTTTCCATATACAACATCTCCTCTCTAGTTTTGTTTACTGTAGCTTCAAACCAACTGTGGGGTGAGATTCCAAGCAATATTGGTCACACACTTCCAAATCTTCTAGACTTCAGAAGTTGTTTTAATCTATTGACCGGAAATATTCCAGTGTCTTTGCACAATGTCACCGGCATTCGATCAATTCGAATGTCCAACAACTTTCTTGAAGGAACGGTTCCACCAGGCCTGAGTAATTTGCCATTCCTTGAAACGTACAACATTCGTTTCAATCGGATTGTAAGCTATGGTGATGATGGTCTCAGTTTCATTACTTCTTTGACAAATAGCACCCGTCTAAAGTATCTTTCCATTGACGAAAATCGTCTGCAGGGTGTAATTCCAGAGTCCATTGGCAATCTCTCCAAGGTTCTCTCACAGTTATACATGGGAGGCAACCGAATTTATGGTAACATACCATTATCAATTGGTCAACTCAGTGGTTTAGCTTTACTAAATGTAAGCTACAATTCAATTTCTGGTGAAATTCCATCAGAAATAGACCAGCTGAAAGAGCTGCAAACGCTTGGTTtagcaagaaacaaaatgtccGGCCCAATACCAAACTCCCTAGGTAATCTCAGAAAGTTGAACCACGTTGATTTATCTGGAAATTACTTTGTTGGCCATGTACCCCCTACGTTTGCAAGCTTTGAGAGATTGCTTTCCATGGACTTATCAAACAATTTGCTCAACGGAACCATTCCAAGAGAAATTCTAAACCTCTCTAGTTTGAGCACCATTCTGAATTTGTCTAACAACTTTCTAAGTGGACCTTTGCCTGAAATTGGGTTACTACAAAATGTTGTCACTGTAGACCTCTCTGACAATGCCTTATCTGGATCCATTCCCAGCTCATTTGCAAAGTGTACAATCTTGGAGGAGTTGTTCATGGCCAGAAATAATCTCTCTGGTTCTCTTCCAAATGCCCTGGCAGAAATGAGAGGTCTTGAGATTCTAGACCTCTCCTCAAACCAGCTCTCTGGGTCCATTCCTGATGAACTTAAAGAGCTACATGCCCTTAGCTACTTGAACCTCTCCTTTAATCACTTGGAAGGAGTAATTCCTAATGGTGGAGTATTTGTTAAAAATACCTCTAATGTCCATCTAGAAGGCAACCCAAAACTTTGCCGGGACGGACCATGTGGGAAGAGTGGCAATCAGAGGAGAAAAGTACTGGTCCTAGTACTCATCATTGCTGCTGCTTTGGTTACACTAGCAGTATGTACTGCGGTTGGttgtttgctttattttaGGAAACACAAAGGCTCCGGCTACGAAGCAACAAGTAGAGAAACTAGATCTTCTGACTTATTAAATGGGGAGCATCAAATGGTCACATATGAAGAGCTACGTGTGGCAACTGGTAATTTCAACCAGGAAAACTTGATTGGAAGTGGGGGCTTTGGGTTTGTGTATAAAGGGTATTTAAGAGAAGGAATTGAAGTCGCAGTGAAAGTGCTTGATGTACAAATTAAAGGCTCCTGGAAGAGCTTTTTGGCGGAGTGCGAGGCGCTGAGGAGTGTGAGGCACAGAAATCTTGTTAAGCTGATCACATCATGCTCCAGCTTGGACTTCAAGAACATGGAGTTTCTGGCTTTGGTTTATGAGTATCTGAGTAATGGGAGCTTGGAAGACTGGATAAACggcaagagaaaaaatgcagaTGGAGATGGATTGAACATTGTGGAGAGACTGAATGTGGCCATTGATGTTGCTTGTGGATTGGACTATTTGCATCATGACTGTGAAGTTCCAGTGGTGCACTGTGATTTAAAGCCCAGCAACATTCTCTTGGACACAGATATGACCGCAAAGATTGGAGATTTTGGACTAGCTAAGTTGCTGATGGGGAGAACAATGAGCACTCAACATTCCCTTAGCTCCACAAATTTCCTAAAGGGTTCTATTGGATACATACCCCCAGGTTAGTACTAATCAAACTGCCCTCTTTTGATTAGGGCCATCTGGTAACGTTTTCAGAGAATGTTTTTTTAGAATATTtcaaataatgaaaacaagaaaacaaatttgtattttcagGAAATGAAAATACGTGTGgtaaattaattagaaaacatcttcagaaaacaaaaacaatgaaaacgtGTTTGGTAAtacaatttgaaataataatatgtgagttatttttatgaaaacgtttcccatgagaatgaaaacaactttttttttcgttttctaCAAGTACACATgaacttgttttcattttatgaaaacattctcaatgttttctgtttttgcctcATTTTGTTctctgaaaataaaaacaacccCTTAAAACATTACTTAATGAGGCCGCAATTGATATAACTTTGGTGGTCATTACTTCAAATAATTCAGTTCTGAATTATTTCCACTCTTGAAAAGTTATTTAGTTAGGTTCAATATTTCATGATCTTCCATCATACTAAGttatcatttttcaaaaaaaaaattagtgtttTGTGTCAAGTTCTAATTTACAGTACATGCTACATTATCGAAATTTTATGCATGGTGGCATTGATGTTTGATCAATATTCGTAACATCGATTAAGTATTGTTAATGTATCAAGTATTGTAGATTGATAATCGGTAGCAATTAATATCACCATGTATTGGTTGGTCATATAGTATGCTGACTTTGAGATTGAACTACAATGTAGAGTATGGGTTTGGACAAAAACCATCGACAGCAGGAGATGCATACAGTTTTGGTGTAATGCTGTTGGAGCTCTTTACTGGGAAAAGCCCAACCCATGAAAGATTCACAGGGGACCAAAACCTCATCAAATGGGTGCAGTCAAGTATCCCTCACAACATGACCAAAGTGATAGACTCTCGGATGCTAGACTATCTGCCCAATGAAGACCCAAGAACCATCCCAGAACTAGAACGTAATTGCTTGATCTCAATTCTGGAGGTTGGCCTCTCTTGCAGTTGTGCCTTGCCTGATGCCCGCATTAGCCTGAGGGAAGCCCATTACAAACTGGAAACTGCTAGACAGACCCTTTCCAGTGTTAGTCACGTGGAGAGTGTTAAGCATTAACTTGAACAACAATTGCATGTTGTTGAATGTAGAAATTATAATAAGTTAACAGTTTGGATAGTGAAATTGGCTATAAAGCCTGAACTTTTGggtttaattttgattatgggTATAGTAGTTGTGTGAATTGTCTAAATTAGGGCTTATTAATGTTTTGTCAATGGGGGATCAGGTTTACCGTGAATAATGGGTTGTTGTCAAATAACATCACAAGAACTCTTCCTAAAAATCTCAGTCACTTGACAAATCTTCAAGTGTTGAATATGGCACGAAACAATCTCCATGGTCCAATCCGGCTTTCCCTTCTATTGATTCTCTTGACTTGCGagctatatttttttaatattatatttaaatggtatagccgtgcggctatactatttaaatattcgaatgtATTTAAAGGGTACAGGCTGcacaatttaaattaaaaagtatagccgcgcggctatactatttaaatatttaaatatatttatgtcAGCTGTATCCGAAAAGCTTTCTTCCTTGCTGTGAAAATGTTGGGTTGAACTCTCCGAGTATTAGGGTTTACAAAAAATGCATGTGAGATTTCAGATCACTCTCACTGCGTTGAGCAAGAAAATGggtctctgctctctctctctctctggagaAGACTGCGAGCAAGTCATCCCCTTTTTTGAGCTTATAAAAATAGTCCctcataaataattttaaacagTGCGTTTTCAGAGATTCCtttaaacaaattaagaatgaccatttttcctttttttgtatttggaaAGTTAAAGTAATGGGAATGCGTGGGGATTAGGTGTAAATAAAAGGGTGTCTAacaggaaggaaaaaaaaaaagtttagcaCTTAAATAAACTATACATTAaggtttgaatttaaattagtaGTTGTAGACTTGTAGTAAAGaagaaataattataattttttttcaatgatacTATTTGTAGCACCTATCTTTCCTCTCCGATTACAAGTCTCATCTTCTTTGATGTTGACTTGAGAGAAATTACGTGAAGTTATTGAGATGagtgaaaataatattttaagttGAAAAGTCTTCCCCCAACATTAGTGCGCTTTGTTGCAACTTGTAGGTTTGTGAAAAGTTTATCTACACGGTTGTGTCTTGGGGACGTATGTATGTGCGATGAACGAGTTTGAGGACTTGACAAATATCTTTCCCTTAGACTTGTTTCAGTCATAGAAATGACCATTTCCCATTAGGCTGCAACTAACTAATTCAAAGGGGAGGGGATGGAGTGGAGATGGGTCAACAGATAATACGATACGAAGGAGAAAATGAAGCCAACACAACCCACTtgagactttttttttcttgtttaccaaataaattaaacaaaagctGCTAGTGGAACACAAAAGCTTATaaatatcacatcacctattCCATTTCCAAGACTtgtaaaacagaaacaaaccaAGAGAAGATATATGGGCTACCTGTATTTCTTGTATTCATATTTGTGAGCGTTGAGCCAAAATTCAAGTTCAACGTTGGACAACCAGAAATAAGGTAGCATATATACAGTACCGATCAAGGATTCGGGCTTATAAATTTGTCTTATTCCATCAGAgttcaaaaacagaaaaagaaaaaagaaacctaAGAGATATGGTTTCCCAATTCCATCTATTGCCTCAAACATTTGCCATtatattctctcttcttctatgCATATTTGTGAGCGTTGAGACAGCCAGACCAACGCCAAGCATTGCCACGGACAAGGAGGCTTTGATCTCATTCAAGTCAGGGGTCAGTCTCCCTCCATCTTTTTGGGACCAAAATTCATCTCCATGCACCAACTGGACTGGAGTTGTTTGCAACAAACTTGGCAACAGAGTTGTTGCTCTTCATCTTTCCGGCTTGGGACTTACAGGCTCCATTAGCCCCCATATTGGTAACCTCTCCTTCCTCCGTTCccttcaacttcaaaataacaaattaacaGGAAACATTCCCTCTCAAATTCTCCACCTTTTCCGCTTGACATCTCTAAACTTGAGCTCCAACACCATACAAGGTCCCCTGCCATCAAACCTGACCCAATTGACTGCCCTCCAAACACTTGACCTAGCCTCAAATAACATCACAGGAACACTTCCTGAAAATCTCAACAGCTTGAAAAATCTTCAAGTCTTGAATTTGGCACGAAACAGACTCCATGGTCCAATCCCACCATCCATAAGCAACCTCTCTTCCACCCTCACACATTTGAACTTAGGCACAAATAGTCTCAGTGGTACGATACCCAGTGAATTGGGTTTCCTTTACAAAC
This window encodes:
- the LOC18793182 gene encoding probable LRR receptor-like serine/threonine-protein kinase At3g47570 — protein: MNSHFHLLPHTFAIILCVIVNIFPTIDSAIASNISTDKEALILFKSGVNLPPSFWDQNSSPCSNWTGVACNQIGQTQRVVSLDLSGSKLAGTINPHVGKLTKLQVLNLARNNLHGPIPSSISNLSATLTHLNLGTNSLSGTIPRELGFLYKLKELDLSVNQLTGTVALSIYNISSLVLFTVASNQLWGEIPSNIGHTLPNLLDFRSCFNLLTGNIPVSLHNVTGIRSIRMSNNFLEGTVPPGLSNLPFLETYNIRFNRIVSYGDDGLSFITSLTNSTRLKYLSIDENRLQGVIPESIGNLSKVLSQLYMGGNRIYGNIPLSIGQLSGLALLNVSYNSISGEIPSEIDQLKELQTLGLARNKMSGPIPNSLGNLRKLNHVDLSGNYFVGHVPPTFASFERLLSMDLSNNLLNGTIPREILNLSSLSTILNLSNNFLSGPLPEIGLLQNVVTVDLSDNALSGSIPSSFAKCTILEELFMARNNLSGSLPNALAEMRGLEILDLSSNQLSGSIPDELKELHALSYLNLSFNHLEGVIPNGGVFVKNTSNVHLEGNPKLCRDGPCGKSGNQRRKVLVLVLIIAAALVTLAVCTAVGCLLYFRKHKGSGYEATSRETRSSDLLNGEHQMVTYEELRVATGNFNQENLIGSGGFGFVYKGYLREGIEVAVKVLDVQIKGSWKSFLAECEALRSVRHRNLVKLITSCSSLDFKNMEFLALVYEYLSNGSLEDWINGKRKNADGDGLNIVERLNVAIDVACGLDYLHHDCEVPVVHCDLKPSNILLDTDMTAKIGDFGLAKLLMGRTMSTQHSLSSTNFLKGSIGYIPPEYGFGQKPSTAGDAYSFGVMLLELFTGKSPTHERFTGDQNLIKWVQSSIPHNMTKVIDSRMLDYLPNEDPRTIPELERNCLISILEVGLSCSCALPDARISLREAHYKLETARQTLSSVSHVESVKH